Proteins found in one Roseovarius pelagicus genomic segment:
- a CDS encoding glycine C-acetyltransferase, whose amino-acid sequence MRASDKFDEDIGGRLDGLREEGLYKTERVITSPQSGRVTLAGGAQVINLCANNYLGLADNAEIIDAAKAALDRYGFGMASVRFICGTQEDHKALEARIAAFLGMEDCILYPSCFDANAGLFETILGPEDAIISDALNHASIIDGVRLCKAQRHRYANSDMVDLERCLKESQGARHRLIATDGVFSMDGYYAKLDEICDLAEKYDAMVMVDDCHSTGFVGATGRGTAEHCGVMGRVDIMTGTLGKALGGASGGYTVASAKVVDWLRQRSRPYLFSNAVAPVIAAASLKMFDLVEAGDGLRAQLWDNAAHFRARMTELGFELLPGSHAIIPVMLRDPKLAQQMAAKLGEHGVYVTAFSFPVVPKSQDRIRTQMSAGLTRDQLDTAIDAFALVGRNLGVIK is encoded by the coding sequence ATGCGAGCATCAGATAAGTTTGACGAGGATATCGGCGGACGGTTGGATGGTCTGCGCGAAGAGGGGTTGTACAAGACCGAGCGCGTGATCACCTCGCCGCAATCGGGGCGGGTGACGCTGGCAGGTGGGGCGCAGGTGATCAACCTATGCGCCAATAATTATCTGGGACTGGCGGACAATGCAGAGATCATAGACGCGGCCAAAGCTGCGCTGGATCGCTATGGATTCGGCATGGCGTCGGTGCGATTCATTTGCGGCACGCAGGAGGACCACAAGGCGCTGGAGGCGCGCATCGCGGCATTTTTGGGGATGGAGGACTGCATCCTCTACCCGTCGTGCTTTGACGCCAATGCGGGGTTGTTTGAAACCATCCTCGGTCCGGAGGATGCGATCATTTCGGACGCTCTGAACCATGCCAGTATCATCGACGGTGTGCGTCTGTGCAAGGCGCAGAGGCATCGCTATGCCAACTCTGACATGGTTGATCTGGAACGTTGCCTTAAGGAATCGCAGGGCGCGCGGCACCGCCTGATTGCCACCGATGGCGTGTTCTCAATGGATGGCTATTACGCCAAGCTGGACGAGATCTGCGATCTGGCGGAAAAATACGATGCGATGGTCATGGTCGACGATTGCCACTCGACCGGCTTTGTTGGGGCCACGGGTCGTGGCACGGCAGAGCATTGCGGTGTCATGGGCCGGGTCGATATCATGACCGGCACGCTGGGTAAGGCGCTGGGCGGCGCGTCGGGTGGGTATACGGTCGCTTCTGCAAAAGTGGTGGATTGGCTGCGACAACGTTCCCGCCCATATCTTTTCTCCAACGCCGTCGCGCCGGTCATAGCGGCGGCCTCGCTCAAGATGTTCGATCTGGTCGAGGCGGGCGATGGTCTGCGCGCGCAACTTTGGGACAACGCCGCGCATTTCCGGGCGCGCATGACGGAACTGGGGTTCGAGCTGTTGCCGGGCAGCCATGCGATCATCCCGGTGATGTTACGCGATCCGAAACTGGCACAGCAAATGGCTGCCAAGCTGGGCGAACATGGGGTCTATGTCACGGCGTTCAGCTTTCCAGTGGTGCCGAAATCCCAAGACCGTATCCGCACGCAGATGAGTGCGGGACTGACACGGGATCAGCTGGATACGGCAATCGACGCCTTTGCTTTGGTCGGTCGGAATCTGGGGGTCATCAAGTGA
- a CDS encoding trimethylamine methyltransferase family protein, with product MARRARTRRDVDAGWAPDLASPHVERRLPFFDPINDDGIERLEAQVDWIMQDLGLEFRDDPEALRIWTEAGAKVDGTRVRAPADWIRALCAKAPREFTQVARNPARNVRIGGNHQVFAPIYGAPFVRDLASGRRYGDMESFEKLVKLAYMHPNLHHTGLVICEPCDVPVSHRHLDMVYTHMTRSDKPHLGAITEQSRAQDSVDMAEILHGADFMQENCVIMGNVNTNSPLLVDKVVTQAIQTYCGRGQGIIVVPFILSGAMGPVSTAASVTQAMAEAMMCCAFSQLIRPGAPFVLGNFLSSMSLKSGAPTFGMPEPVLSNYAIGQMARRVGLPLRCGGSLTASKVEDAQAAYESADSMHSTMLAGANFVLHAAGWLEGGLCTGFEKLVMDADRLGSYQKVLAGLDISDEGLARDAYTEVEPAGHFLGCAHTMRNYQTAFYEPALSDSENVESWEDGGSQDMRMRAHARWTGMLAHYEQPDLDEAKDEELRDYIARRKTEIPEAWY from the coding sequence ATGGCCAGACGTGCACGGACCAGACGTGATGTGGATGCAGGCTGGGCGCCTGACCTTGCCTCACCGCATGTCGAGCGGCGACTGCCGTTCTTCGATCCGATCAACGACGACGGCATTGAACGGCTCGAAGCCCAGGTTGACTGGATCATGCAGGACCTCGGGCTGGAATTTCGCGATGATCCAGAGGCGTTGCGCATCTGGACGGAGGCTGGCGCCAAGGTGGATGGCACCCGTGTGCGCGCCCCTGCCGACTGGATTCGTGCCCTTTGTGCCAAGGCACCGCGCGAATTTACCCAAGTGGCCCGCAACCCGGCGCGCAATGTGCGCATCGGCGGCAATCATCAGGTCTTTGCCCCGATCTATGGCGCGCCTTTTGTTCGCGATCTGGCCAGTGGGCGACGCTACGGCGATATGGAAAGCTTCGAGAAACTAGTGAAGCTCGCGTATATGCACCCGAACCTGCATCACACGGGTCTGGTGATCTGCGAGCCTTGCGATGTGCCGGTCAGCCATCGCCATCTCGATATGGTCTACACCCATATGACGCGCAGCGACAAACCGCACTTGGGCGCGATTACCGAGCAGAGCCGCGCACAAGACAGCGTCGATATGGCCGAAATCCTGCATGGCGCTGATTTCATGCAGGAAAACTGCGTCATCATGGGCAACGTCAACACCAACTCGCCCCTGCTGGTGGACAAGGTGGTGACGCAGGCGATCCAGACCTATTGTGGTCGCGGTCAGGGTATCATCGTGGTTCCCTTCATCCTCAGTGGCGCGATGGGGCCGGTCAGCACGGCCGCCTCTGTCACGCAGGCAATGGCCGAGGCAATGATGTGCTGCGCGTTTTCGCAATTGATCCGCCCCGGCGCGCCGTTTGTATTGGGAAACTTCCTCAGCTCGATGAGCCTGAAATCCGGCGCGCCGACATTCGGCATGCCCGAGCCGGTGCTGAGCAATTATGCCATCGGCCAAATGGCCCGCCGTGTGGGCCTGCCCCTGCGTTGTGGCGGGTCGCTGACCGCCTCAAAGGTCGAAGACGCGCAAGCCGCATATGAGAGTGCGGATTCGATGCATTCCACGATGCTGGCCGGGGCAAATTTTGTCCTGCATGCGGCGGGATGGCTAGAGGGCGGGCTGTGCACCGGGTTTGAAAAGCTGGTGATGGATGCCGATCGGCTGGGCAGCTATCAAAAGGTGCTGGCGGGATTGGACATCAGCGACGAGGGATTGGCGCGCGACGCCTATACCGAGGTGGAACCAGCTGGGCACTTTCTGGGCTGCGCACACACGATGCGTAACTACCAGACGGCATTCTATGAACCGGCCCTAAGCGACTCGGAAAACGTCGAAAGCTGGGAGGATGGTGGGTCGCAGGATATGCGAATGCGCGCGCACGCCCGTTGGACGGGGATGCTGGCACACTATGAGCAGCCTGATCTGGACGAAGCTAAGGACGAAGAACTGCGCGATTATATTGCCCGTCGTAAAACAGAAATTCCTGAGGCATGGTACTAG
- a CDS encoding LysR substrate-binding domain-containing protein codes for MQELWKLVASPRHLLVFEAAARLGSFTRAAREMNVQQPAVSAAIKQLEGALGTALFRRAHRSVVLTLAGERLYTDVSGAFSRILDSARSLAVRSAGDRVTLSASTAFAHYWMVPRLAEFHAAHPDVDLRLQTSDREPDIDAEGISLAIRRGNGNWPNCESHLIAAEVIAPIAAPRVMAAAVNLRSIGNLGSQPLIHLEEPVRDRPTWSDFFRHWRVPYAEPRAGLRLNDYALVLQATMAGEGFALGWRHTTTALVQQGLLTERADWAWETGPGFYLVWSTSTPLSQQAKATRDWLISFAAT; via the coding sequence ATGCAAGAACTATGGAAACTGGTCGCCTCGCCGCGGCACCTTCTGGTCTTTGAGGCGGCGGCGCGCCTTGGGTCCTTTACCCGCGCTGCGCGCGAGATGAATGTTCAACAACCTGCCGTGAGCGCCGCGATCAAGCAGTTAGAAGGGGCGTTGGGCACAGCCCTGTTTCGCCGTGCGCATCGGTCGGTAGTGCTGACTCTGGCGGGTGAGCGGCTGTATACGGATGTATCAGGGGCTTTTTCGCGTATTCTGGACAGCGCACGCAGTCTGGCGGTGCGCAGCGCGGGGGACCGGGTCACGCTGTCGGCCTCGACCGCATTTGCCCATTACTGGATGGTCCCGCGGCTGGCAGAGTTTCACGCCGCCCATCCCGACGTTGACCTGCGTCTGCAAACGTCGGACCGAGAGCCGGATATTGATGCCGAGGGGATTAGCCTTGCCATAAGGCGTGGCAATGGCAACTGGCCCAATTGCGAGAGCCACCTGATCGCTGCCGAAGTGATCGCACCGATTGCTGCACCACGGGTGATGGCAGCGGCGGTCAATCTGCGCTCGATCGGCAATCTGGGCAGTCAGCCACTGATCCATTTGGAAGAGCCGGTGCGCGACCGTCCGACATGGTCGGATTTCTTTCGCCACTGGCGTGTGCCCTATGCCGAACCGCGCGCAGGGTTGCGTCTGAACGATTATGCGCTGGTTTTGCAGGCTACGATGGCCGGAGAAGGCTTTGCCTTGGGCTGGCGGCACACCACAACGGCGCTGGTACAACAGGGGTTATTGACGGAACGGGCGGACTGGGCGTGGGAAACCGGACCGGGGTTCTATCTGGTGTGGTCAACCAGTACGCCGCTCTCGCAACAGGCCAAGGCGACCCGCGACTGGCTGATCTCCTTCGCAGCTACGTAG
- a CDS encoding hydantoinase/oxoprolinase N-terminal domain-containing protein has protein sequence MAILLGVDTGGTYTDAVLLRDEVEVIASAKALTTRHDLAIGIGGAVANVLAASGTDPGDIALASLSTTLATNALVEGQGGRVGLVYIGFREQDLDGHGLRAALGGDPAIILSGGHNHAGGEARALDREALLAWLQEDHGISAYAVAAQFGTRNPAHELAAAEMITQITGRPVSCSHHLSAKLNGPKRALTALLNARLIGMIARLIDKAEGKLAELGVTAPLMVVRGDGALISATQARARPIETILSGPAASIVGASWMTGATHALVSDIGGTTTDVAVLRDGRPMIDPGGAQVGPWRTMVEAVAMRTTGLGGDSEVHVVDEGLTGGVTLGPRRVLPVSLIAHESPDIVHRTLDAQLRSAVPGEYDGIFVRAVPGIDAGGLSERDAGFLTRIGDAVHPVGAVLHTRMEQQALRRLVTRGLVQVSGVTPSDASHVLGRVDAWDAEAAEKALTLMSRKRTGSGNTLADDAQSLADMIVNRLTYQTVMVLLETAFAEEERPFGPPPEQLARHVLIAHGMDGYRGLIRLDAGLNVPVVGLGASAASYYPAVGQRLGCEMILPEHAGVANAIGAVVGRVTIRRSGTVTSPSEGLYRVHLDSGPADFGTAEEALSTLQTMLEASARQEAEAAGAEDIQVSATRDLRTAKAEAREVFLEGEITVEASGRPRIAV, from the coding sequence ATGGCGATCTTGTTGGGTGTGGATACGGGCGGGACCTATACTGATGCGGTTTTGTTGCGCGATGAGGTCGAGGTGATCGCCAGCGCCAAGGCGCTGACCACGCGCCACGATCTGGCCATCGGCATTGGTGGTGCCGTGGCGAACGTGCTGGCGGCCAGCGGGACCGACCCGGGGGATATTGCGCTGGCGTCGCTGTCCACCACGCTGGCGACCAATGCGCTGGTCGAGGGGCAGGGTGGGCGCGTCGGCCTCGTTTACATCGGCTTTCGCGAACAGGATCTTGATGGTCACGGTCTGCGCGCCGCGCTGGGCGGGGATCCGGCGATCATCCTCAGTGGCGGTCACAACCACGCGGGTGGTGAGGCGCGTGCGCTGGATCGCGAGGCGCTGCTGGCGTGGTTGCAAGAGGATCACGGCATTTCGGCCTATGCGGTCGCTGCGCAGTTTGGCACGCGCAACCCCGCGCACGAGCTGGCGGCCGCCGAGATGATCACCCAGATCACCGGGCGACCCGTCTCTTGCTCGCATCACCTGTCGGCCAAGCTGAACGGTCCGAAACGGGCACTGACCGCGCTGCTCAACGCACGGCTGATCGGCATGATTGCGCGCCTCATCGACAAGGCAGAGGGCAAGCTGGCCGAACTCGGCGTGACAGCGCCATTGATGGTGGTGCGCGGCGATGGCGCGCTGATCAGTGCGACACAGGCACGCGCGCGTCCGATCGAGACAATCCTCAGTGGCCCGGCGGCGTCGATCGTCGGGGCCAGCTGGATGACCGGCGCCACCCATGCGCTGGTGTCGGATATTGGTGGAACGACCACCGACGTGGCGGTGCTGCGCGATGGTCGGCCGATGATTGATCCGGGCGGCGCACAGGTCGGCCCGTGGCGCACCATGGTCGAGGCAGTGGCGATGCGCACCACGGGTCTGGGTGGAGACAGCGAGGTGCACGTGGTGGACGAAGGCTTGACGGGTGGCGTCACGCTTGGCCCGCGCCGGGTGCTGCCTGTCAGCCTGATCGCGCATGAATCGCCGGATATCGTCCACCGGACACTGGATGCACAGCTGCGCAGTGCCGTGCCGGGGGAATATGACGGGATTTTTGTCCGGGCCGTGCCGGGGATAGATGCAGGTGGGCTGTCAGAACGCGACGCGGGTTTTCTGACCCGGATTGGCGATGCCGTGCATCCCGTCGGCGCGGTTCTGCACACAAGAATGGAACAACAGGCGTTGCGCCGCCTTGTTACGCGCGGATTGGTGCAGGTGTCGGGCGTGACCCCATCGGATGCCAGCCATGTTTTGGGGCGCGTGGATGCGTGGGATGCAGAGGCCGCGGAAAAGGCGCTGACACTGATGAGCCGCAAGCGCACCGGATCGGGCAATACGCTGGCTGACGATGCGCAGAGCCTGGCGGATATGATCGTCAATAGGTTGACCTATCAGACGGTTATGGTTCTGCTGGAAACAGCGTTCGCCGAAGAGGAACGCCCCTTTGGTCCGCCGCCCGAACAGCTGGCGCGCCACGTGCTGATCGCGCACGGAATGGATGGCTATCGCGGCCTGATCCGGCTGGATGCGGGTCTGAACGTGCCTGTTGTGGGTCTTGGTGCCTCTGCGGCCAGCTATTACCCGGCTGTGGGTCAGCGTCTGGGGTGCGAGATGATCCTGCCGGAACATGCCGGTGTCGCTAACGCCATCGGCGCCGTCGTGGGCCGGGTTACGATCCGGCGCAGCGGCACAGTCACCAGCCCCTCTGAGGGATTGTACCGCGTGCATCTGGACAGCGGCCCAGCAGACTTTGGAACTGCCGAAGAGGCGCTGAGTACATTGCAAACCATGCTTGAGGCATCCGCACGCCAAGAGGCCGAAGCTGCCGGTGCCGAAGATATCCAAGTGAGCGCCACGCGTGATTTGCGCACGGCCAAAGCGGAAGCCCGAGAGGTGTTTCTAGAGGGTGAGATCACGGTCGAAGCATCGGGACGGCCGCGCATTGCGGTGTGA
- the queG gene encoding tRNA epoxyqueuosine(34) reductase QueG has product MAGLKDALLARALEEGFDLTRICRPWDVPQVPERLSAFLEAGQHGQMNWLEERSHWRGDPAALWPEARSVIMLGESYTPDTDPMETLTRPDVGTVSVYARNRDYHDLVKKRLKRLARWLIAEAGPQGADAEPAGVKVFVDTAPVPEKPLGQAAGLGWQGKHTNLVSRDLGSWFFIGSIFTTLDLDTDPAEIDHCGSCRACLDVCPTEAFPAPYRLDARRCISYLTIEHKGPVDPALRSLMGNHIYGCDDCLAVCPWNKFAQTARETRYHARDDLIAPPLAELAQLDDTTFRAKFSGSPIKRIGVDRFLRNVLYAIGNSGRADLIPAAEAHVNATAPEVADAARWALMRLKSDANGLA; this is encoded by the coding sequence ATGGCCGGTCTGAAAGACGCCCTGCTTGCGCGCGCGCTGGAAGAGGGATTTGATCTGACGCGCATTTGTCGACCGTGGGACGTACCGCAAGTGCCCGAGCGGCTCTCTGCGTTTCTGGAGGCGGGCCAGCATGGGCAGATGAACTGGCTGGAAGAGCGCAGTCACTGGCGGGGTGATCCGGCGGCGTTATGGCCCGAGGCGCGTTCGGTGATCATGCTTGGCGAGAGCTATACCCCCGACACCGACCCGATGGAGACTCTGACCCGGCCAGATGTTGGAACAGTGTCTGTTTATGCCCGAAACCGCGATTATCACGATCTGGTCAAGAAGCGGCTTAAACGTCTTGCTCGGTGGTTGATCGCCGAGGCTGGCCCGCAAGGGGCCGATGCCGAACCCGCAGGGGTCAAGGTCTTTGTGGACACTGCGCCCGTGCCGGAAAAACCGCTGGGGCAGGCGGCGGGCCTAGGCTGGCAAGGCAAACACACCAATCTGGTCAGCCGTGATTTGGGCAGTTGGTTTTTTATCGGGTCGATTTTCACGACGTTGGATTTAGACACTGATCCAGCGGAAATCGACCATTGCGGCTCCTGCCGGGCGTGTCTTGATGTCTGCCCGACAGAAGCGTTTCCGGCCCCCTACAGACTGGATGCGCGGCGCTGTATTTCCTATCTGACGATCGAGCATAAAGGCCCCGTCGACCCGGCGCTGCGATCACTGATGGGTAATCACATCTATGGCTGCGACGATTGTCTGGCGGTTTGCCCATGGAACAAGTTTGCCCAGACCGCACGCGAGACGCGGTATCATGCGCGCGATGACCTGATCGCGCCGCCACTGGCCGAACTTGCTCAGCTGGATGATACGACGTTTCGCGCGAAGTTTTCCGGCAGCCCGATCAAGCGGATCGGCGTGGACCGGTTCCTGCGCAATGTACTCTATGCCATCGGTAATTCGGGGCGCGCCGATCTGATCCCGGCGGCAGAGGCGCATGTGAACGCCACCGCGCCGGAGGTGGCCGATGCGGCGCGCTGGGCGCTTATGCGGCTGAAATCTGACGCAAATGGACTGGCATAG
- the fzlA gene encoding FtsZ-binding protein FzlA: protein MAKLYHVPLSPFCRKVRLSLAEKRIECELIEERYWEQSTEFLRRNPAGKVPVLRIDGKTLSESAPICEYLEEKYPEPALMPRGTEARYEVRRLVAWFDDKFHHEVTSKLLYERVNKKVMGSGYPDSGNVKSGARAIKYHLDYMTWLLDHRRWLAGDVMTLADFAAAAHLSALDYISDVDWNRSEVVKDWYAKIKSRPAFRNILTDQVPGFTPPAHYADLDF from the coding sequence ATGGCCAAACTCTATCATGTCCCGTTGTCCCCCTTCTGCCGCAAGGTGCGGCTCAGTCTTGCCGAAAAGCGGATCGAGTGCGAACTGATCGAGGAACGCTATTGGGAGCAAAGCACAGAATTCCTGCGCCGCAATCCTGCCGGTAAGGTGCCGGTGCTGCGCATTGATGGAAAGACATTGTCCGAAAGCGCGCCAATCTGCGAGTATCTGGAAGAGAAATATCCAGAACCAGCCCTAATGCCGCGCGGTACCGAGGCACGCTATGAAGTACGCCGGCTGGTGGCATGGTTCGATGACAAGTTTCACCATGAGGTTACCTCGAAACTGCTCTATGAACGGGTCAACAAGAAAGTCATGGGCTCTGGCTATCCTGACAGCGGCAACGTGAAGTCCGGGGCGCGTGCGATAAAGTATCACCTCGATTACATGACGTGGCTGCTGGACCATCGGCGCTGGCTGGCAGGCGATGTGATGACGCTGGCAGATTTCGCGGCTGCGGCGCATCTCAGTGCGCTCGACTATATTTCAGACGTGGACTGGAACCGCTCGGAGGTGGTTAAGGACTGGTACGCCAAGATCAAGTCGCGCCCGGCCTTCCGCAACATTCTGACCGATCAGGTGCCGGGCTTCACACCGCCTGCGCATTACGCTGATCTGGATTTTTGA
- the mtgA gene encoding monofunctional biosynthetic peptidoglycan transglycosylase has product MAKKTKSRKTAPSPGRGILGGLRRFVLWCVLVSVVSVGLAALVHRYVAPGPTFYMRQEAQRLGGVDREWVALDKVAPVMARAVVAAEDANFCSHWGFDMGAIRAVIEEGGARGASTLSQQTVKNVYLWHGRSWSRKALEALMTPLVEAIWPKRRIVEVYLNIAEFDEGIFGVEAAARHYFGVGPEALTARQAARLAAVLPDPKGRSASKPTDWIRKRTAAIMDGAATIRRDGRAACFED; this is encoded by the coding sequence ATGGCCAAGAAAACCAAATCTCGCAAAACCGCCCCGTCGCCGGGCCGTGGCATCCTTGGTGGATTGCGGCGTTTTGTGCTGTGGTGCGTGCTGGTTTCAGTTGTTTCTGTCGGGCTGGCGGCACTGGTGCACCGCTATGTCGCGCCCGGCCCGACATTTTACATGCGCCAAGAGGCACAGCGCCTTGGGGGCGTGGACCGTGAATGGGTCGCGCTGGATAAGGTTGCACCGGTCATGGCGCGCGCCGTGGTGGCGGCGGAAGACGCCAATTTCTGCTCTCACTGGGGTTTTGACATGGGCGCGATTCGCGCCGTGATCGAAGAGGGCGGTGCGCGCGGGGCATCGACCCTGAGCCAGCAAACAGTCAAGAATGTCTATCTCTGGCATGGGCGCAGCTGGTCGCGAAAGGCACTGGAAGCGTTGATGACGCCGCTGGTCGAGGCCATCTGGCCCAAACGGCGGATCGTCGAAGTCTATCTGAACATCGCTGAGTTTGACGAAGGCATCTTTGGTGTCGAGGCAGCAGCGCGCCACTACTTTGGCGTTGGCCCAGAGGCGCTGACAGCCCGACAGGCGGCGCGGCTGGCCGCTGTGCTGCCCGACCCAAAGGGGCGCTCAGCCAGCAAGCCCACCGACTGGATACGCAAACGAACGGCCGCGATCATGGACGGGGCGGCCACCATCCGCCGTGACGGTCGCGCCGCCTGTTTCGAGGATTGA
- a CDS encoding saccharopine dehydrogenase family protein has protein sequence MTIHWCGTGLSAIPGLRRLIQAGHEVSVWNRTVETAEEAVGDLTQRIQAFDMDALTAETQPGDIVVSMLPGDWHARLAEMCIGKGAHFVSSSYVSPEMRSLHARAEAAGVCAVNEVGLDPGIDHLMAHALIADYRNSPAFDAKNDLSFISYCGGIPKHPNPFRYKFSWSPLGVLKALRSPSRSIRDHAERNVARPWDAISSYTAPLAAPETFEVYPNRDSVPFIEQYEFGADWRVKEFVRGTLRLNGWTEAWKDVFAEIETLEGPSGDARLKEMSDTFWGENAYAEGEPDRVVLCVALKAERDGAVVWHKTFVMDAWGDARGTAMARLVSIPVSLAIESVARGEIAPGVSAAPSDLKLVERYLGEVGALAQHFTVVDHLGQS, from the coding sequence ATGACAATCCACTGGTGCGGCACTGGCCTCTCTGCGATTCCCGGCCTCAGACGTCTGATTCAGGCAGGCCACGAGGTCAGCGTCTGGAACCGGACCGTCGAAACCGCCGAAGAGGCGGTCGGCGATCTGACCCAACGCATTCAGGCCTTTGACATGGACGCCCTGACGGCCGAGACACAGCCGGGCGATATTGTCGTCTCGATGCTTCCCGGCGACTGGCATGCCCGTCTGGCAGAAATGTGCATTGGCAAGGGCGCGCATTTTGTCAGTTCGTCATATGTCTCGCCGGAAATGCGTAGCCTGCACGCGCGCGCCGAGGCGGCGGGCGTCTGTGCGGTCAACGAGGTCGGGCTCGATCCCGGTATTGACCACCTTATGGCCCACGCCCTTATCGCCGATTACCGCAACAGCCCTGCGTTTGATGCGAAGAACGATCTGTCGTTCATTTCTTATTGCGGGGGCATCCCCAAGCACCCGAACCCGTTCCGCTACAAGTTCAGCTGGTCGCCGCTTGGGGTGCTTAAGGCATTACGCTCGCCATCGCGTTCGATCCGCGATCATGCCGAACGCAATGTCGCGCGCCCGTGGGACGCGATCAGCAGCTATACCGCGCCACTGGCGGCCCCCGAGACATTCGAAGTCTACCCCAACCGCGACAGCGTGCCCTTTATCGAGCAGTACGAATTCGGTGCCGATTGGCGGGTCAAGGAGTTCGTGCGCGGCACTTTGCGTCTGAACGGCTGGACCGAGGCGTGGAAAGACGTCTTTGCCGAAATCGAAACGCTGGAGGGACCGTCCGGCGATGCGCGGCTCAAGGAAATGTCCGACACGTTCTGGGGCGAAAACGCCTATGCCGAGGGCGAGCCGGATCGCGTGGTCCTTTGCGTAGCACTCAAGGCAGAGCGGGACGGTGCTGTGGTCTGGCACAAAACCTTTGTGATGGACGCATGGGGCGACGCACGCGGTACGGCAATGGCGCGTTTGGTGTCGATCCCGGTCTCGCTGGCGATTGAATCAGTCGCCCGTGGCGAGATCGCGCCGGGCGTCAGCGCCGCGCCGTCTGATCTGAAACTTGTCGAGCGTTACCTTGGCGAGGTTGGCGCCTTGGCCCAACACTTTACCGTTGTTGACCATCTCGGACAGTCCTGA
- a CDS encoding saccharopine dehydrogenase — MTHLWVRAEQRPFEERTPLTPEGAAELIAAGIRVTVEQSSVRAIPLEGYVAAGCAIAPENSWPDAPRDAIIFGLKELPEDGTPLPHRHIMFGHAFKGQHSGRALLERFKAGGGTLYDLEYLVDEDGRRVAAFGYWAGYAGAAVALKSWAAQQAGGICPAVSTYADKDALLADLARDLDGCDAPRAIIIGALGRVGAGAADLCTAMGIDPTRWDMAETATGGPFPEILSHDIFLNCIFARPGTPVFVPQSALGADRRLSVVGDVACDPDSDYNPVPIYSAATDWAAPATRVHDTPPMDVMAIDNLPSLLPVESSTDYAAQLLPSLKTLGNLDAGVWKRAQDTYNDAMKGL; from the coding sequence ATGACACATCTATGGGTCCGGGCCGAGCAGCGCCCGTTCGAGGAACGCACGCCGCTGACGCCAGAGGGCGCGGCCGAACTGATCGCCGCTGGCATCCGGGTCACGGTCGAGCAGAGTAGCGTACGCGCGATCCCGCTGGAGGGCTATGTGGCGGCGGGCTGCGCCATCGCGCCGGAAAACAGTTGGCCCGATGCGCCGCGTGACGCGATCATTTTCGGGTTGAAGGAGTTGCCAGAGGACGGCACCCCCCTGCCGCATCGCCACATCATGTTCGGCCACGCCTTCAAAGGGCAGCATTCCGGCCGCGCCCTGCTGGAGCGGTTCAAGGCGGGCGGCGGCACGCTCTATGATCTGGAATACCTCGTGGACGAAGATGGCCGCCGTGTTGCCGCCTTTGGATACTGGGCGGGCTACGCGGGTGCCGCTGTCGCGCTAAAAAGCTGGGCCGCGCAACAGGCGGGCGGGATCTGTCCGGCGGTCAGCACCTACGCTGACAAAGACGCGCTGCTGGCCGATCTGGCGCGCGATCTGGACGGGTGCGATGCGCCCAGAGCCATCATCATCGGCGCATTGGGGCGCGTTGGCGCGGGGGCGGCTGATCTGTGTACGGCGATGGGAATCGACCCGACCCGCTGGGATATGGCTGAAACAGCGACCGGCGGACCATTTCCGGAAATTCTGTCGCATGATATCTTTCTCAACTGTATTTTCGCACGCCCCGGCACGCCGGTTTTTGTGCCGCAATCGGCGCTGGGTGCCGACCGCCGCCTTAGTGTCGTTGGCGATGTCGCTTGCGACCCGGACAGTGATTACAATCCGGTGCCGATCTATTCGGCGGCCACAGATTGGGCCGCGCCGGCCACGCGCGTCCATGACACGCCGCCGATGGATGTGATGGCAATCGACAACCTGCCTTCGCTCTTGCCGGTCGAATCCTCGACAGATTATGCGGCTCAACTCTTGCCCTCGCTGAAAACACTGGGCAATCTGGATGCTGGCGTCTGGAAACGGGCACAAGATACTTACAATGATGCGATGAAAGGCCTCTGA